The proteins below come from a single Candidatus Palauibacter soopunensis genomic window:
- a CDS encoding PfkB family carbohydrate kinase, protein MNVRPPGNGAGRSEAGPILVVGSVALDDISTPAGHREGVVGGTAVNFSAAASLFAPVQLVGVIGDDYPMDELDFLLRRGADLSGLERRPGGSFRWGGFYHRDMNTRDTTFTELGVFADFHPTIPDAFRSAPWAFLGAIDPALQLEVLDQIESPVLAACDTMNYWIEGTPKRLAEVIAKIDLITLNDEEAKQLSGEYNLARAARWIQSRGPRHVVIKKGEHGAVLLTSDGFFLTPGFPLDDVLDPTGAGDAFAGGLLGYLARCGSITGPALKRAVVYGCALGSFACEAFGARRLVELTIAEVEDRVRSFGTLTRFDVPAGRGAEA, encoded by the coding sequence GTGAACGTCCGCCCCCCCGGCAACGGCGCCGGCCGGAGCGAAGCGGGGCCGATCCTCGTCGTGGGCAGCGTCGCACTGGATGACATCTCGACCCCGGCCGGACACCGGGAGGGTGTGGTCGGCGGGACGGCCGTCAACTTCAGCGCCGCGGCCTCCCTGTTCGCGCCGGTCCAGCTCGTCGGGGTCATCGGCGACGACTATCCGATGGACGAACTCGACTTCCTCCTCCGCAGGGGCGCGGATCTATCGGGGCTCGAGCGGCGGCCCGGCGGCAGCTTCCGGTGGGGCGGCTTCTATCACCGGGACATGAATACGAGGGACACGACGTTCACGGAGCTGGGGGTTTTCGCCGACTTTCACCCCACGATTCCCGACGCGTTCCGAAGCGCGCCCTGGGCCTTTCTGGGCGCCATCGACCCCGCCCTGCAGCTCGAGGTTCTGGATCAGATCGAATCGCCCGTGCTCGCGGCGTGCGACACGATGAACTACTGGATCGAGGGGACGCCGAAGCGTCTCGCGGAGGTCATCGCGAAGATCGACCTGATCACCCTGAACGATGAAGAGGCGAAACAGCTTTCGGGGGAGTACAACCTGGCCCGGGCCGCGCGCTGGATTCAGAGCCGGGGCCCCCGCCACGTCGTGATCAAGAAGGGGGAACACGGAGCCGTGCTGCTCACGAGCGACGGTTTCTTCCTCACCCCGGGCTTTCCGCTCGACGATGTGCTCGACCCCACCGGCGCCGGCGATGCGTTCGCGGGCGGCTTGCTCGGATATCTGGCGCGCTGCGGTTCGATCACGGGACCGGCGTTGAAGCGTGCCGTCGTGTACGGTTGCGCTCTCGGCTCCTTCGCCTGCGAGGCCTTCGGCGCGCGCCGCCTGGTGGAACTCACCATCGCAGAAGTGGAGGACCGTGTGCGAAGCTTCGGAACGCTCACCAGATTCGATGTTCCAGCAGGCCGTGGGGCGGAAGCGTGA
- a CDS encoding ABC transporter substrate-binding protein, which produces MLVAAAGCAFIAGNPPIETAAPSTVDPEGAAAALRLAESDYEQGRFAAAAARADSLDAAWRELEHLRAFADRALSVAGRALEAQRLPGAAADRYGRLLARTPAAPLGTATLERLVRILSDTGREPEAVAAVLSAPGGLEAIGAENLRRLTAALTVQELRPLTETFPPETAAAAIVHTQLVRLLIVEREGDEARRLAARILDGEPAEPERVTAEMIASAETDLDSGSARIGAILPLTGDLAEVGLVLREGIELAVERYRGERPAGFDVELIFLDDESDPENTADLVRSLEGRDVIAIVGPLRSESFAAASRARANPRLPVISPTATEVLRPGSATYTLYDAVTRVSDVAEELARWTLEDLRLRRVAVLEPDGVGLTGAVNAFTRTIRENGGLLVGHERYDPGVTTFQGPIEAVAASEPDVVFAPAASVSGVLAVAPQLFYYGLYNVIVLGSGAWAEPAALRRLERFATDHRVIGLATDRVSPGTPWQRFVADYERRYRKTLRDNIMPALAHDATLLVLSALDAARLPIPAALAAYLESGPEVEGVTGRLRPDAGGSVVRRSTEIRMLVDGSPVEADREELLTWLAEVRAAPSPFAPRDSVRVDTLRTETRRRARTTSIR; this is translated from the coding sequence GTGCTGGTCGCAGCGGCGGGCTGTGCGTTCATCGCCGGCAACCCACCCATCGAGACGGCCGCGCCGAGCACCGTGGACCCGGAAGGCGCGGCGGCCGCGCTCCGCCTCGCCGAATCCGACTACGAGCAGGGGCGCTTCGCCGCCGCCGCGGCGCGCGCGGATTCCCTCGACGCGGCTTGGCGTGAGCTGGAACATCTCCGAGCCTTCGCGGACCGCGCCCTCTCCGTGGCGGGCCGGGCGCTGGAGGCGCAGAGGCTCCCGGGCGCCGCGGCGGATCGTTATGGCAGGCTCCTCGCCCGGACGCCCGCCGCCCCCCTTGGAACGGCCACCCTGGAGCGGCTGGTCCGGATCCTGTCGGATACGGGCCGTGAGCCCGAGGCGGTGGCTGCGGTCCTCTCCGCGCCCGGGGGGCTGGAGGCGATCGGCGCGGAGAACCTGCGCCGGTTGACCGCCGCGCTCACGGTCCAGGAATTGCGCCCGTTGACGGAGACCTTCCCCCCCGAGACGGCCGCGGCAGCGATCGTCCATACGCAACTCGTCCGCCTTCTCATCGTCGAGAGAGAGGGGGACGAGGCGAGGCGCCTGGCCGCTCGCATCCTGGACGGAGAACCCGCCGAACCGGAGCGGGTCACGGCGGAGATGATCGCTTCGGCGGAAACGGATCTCGACAGTGGCAGCGCACGCATCGGCGCGATCCTGCCGCTCACGGGCGACCTCGCGGAGGTCGGCCTGGTGCTGCGCGAGGGGATCGAGCTCGCGGTCGAGCGGTACCGCGGCGAGCGCCCGGCCGGCTTCGATGTCGAACTCATCTTCCTCGATGACGAATCGGATCCGGAGAACACGGCGGACCTCGTGCGGTCGCTCGAAGGAAGGGATGTGATCGCGATCGTGGGTCCCCTTCGCTCCGAGTCGTTCGCGGCGGCTTCCCGCGCCCGGGCGAATCCGCGGTTGCCGGTCATCAGCCCCACGGCTACGGAAGTGCTGAGACCCGGGTCGGCGACCTATACGCTCTACGATGCGGTTACGCGCGTCTCGGATGTGGCGGAGGAACTCGCGCGCTGGACGCTGGAGGACCTGCGGCTCCGGCGGGTCGCCGTTCTGGAGCCGGACGGGGTCGGACTCACGGGCGCCGTCAACGCGTTCACGCGAACGATCCGGGAGAACGGCGGCTTGCTCGTAGGGCACGAACGCTACGATCCCGGAGTCACCACCTTCCAGGGACCCATCGAAGCCGTCGCGGCCTCGGAGCCCGATGTCGTCTTCGCGCCGGCGGCGTCCGTGTCCGGCGTCCTCGCCGTCGCACCTCAGCTCTTCTATTACGGGCTGTACAACGTGATCGTGCTGGGGAGCGGGGCCTGGGCCGAACCGGCCGCGTTGCGTCGCCTCGAACGGTTCGCGACGGACCATCGGGTGATCGGGCTCGCGACGGACCGCGTCAGCCCGGGTACGCCGTGGCAGCGATTTGTGGCAGATTATGAGAGAAGATACCGAAAGACGTTGCGAGACAACATTATGCCGGCTCTGGCACACGATGCGACGCTCCTCGTGCTCTCCGCTCTCGATGCGGCGAGACTGCCGATCCCGGCCGCGCTCGCGGCATATCTCGAGTCGGGACCGGAAGTCGAGGGCGTGACGGGCCGGCTGCGTCCCGATGCCGGAGGATCCGTCGTACGGCGTTCCACCGAGATCCGCATGCTGGTGGACGGTTCGCCCGTCGAGGCGGACAGAGAGGAACTTCTCACTTGGCTGGCCGAGGTCCGGGCGGCGCCGTCTCCCTTCGCGCCGCGTGATTCGGTGCGCGTGGACACGCTGCGCACGGAAACGCGGCGCCGGGCGCGGACGACGAGCATCCGGTGA
- a CDS encoding acetyl-CoA carboxylase biotin carboxylase subunit, with product MFDKVLIANRGEIAVRVIRACHEEGLQTVAVYSDVDRRAPHVLLADEAIRIGGAAAAESYLSIDTLLAAAEDTGAGAVHPGYGFLAENAGFARAVETAGLVYVGPPADAIEVMGDKTRARARMVGAGVPVIPGSAPLDSVADAVREAERIGFPVLLKAAAGGGGKGMHVVSEAEEVAAAFGRATREARSAFGDGRVFAERFLRSPRHIEIQVLADDERTVDFGERECSIQRRHQKLIEEAPSTAIDDPLRRRMAEVAVRAAEAVGYRGAGTIEFLVEGGDFFFLEMNTRIQVEHPVTELVTGVDLVRQQLRVARGLPLLGGGEPPAARGHAIECRINAEDPAAGFLPSIGRIDRLEIPSGPGVRWDGGIRKGSEVGPHYDSLLGKLVVHASDREAAIRRMRSALEGLVIGGVETTVPWHLAVMDEADYRANDLSIRYVEEHPGLGETADPGLRDVAMATAVLLADQDRPRVVSGGARRSRDGGNGLSAWMRADGEW from the coding sequence ATGTTCGACAAGGTCCTGATCGCGAACCGCGGCGAGATCGCGGTTCGGGTCATCCGCGCCTGCCACGAGGAAGGCCTCCAGACGGTCGCGGTCTACTCCGACGTGGATCGGCGGGCCCCCCACGTGCTTCTCGCGGACGAGGCGATCCGGATCGGCGGGGCTGCCGCGGCGGAGAGCTACCTGTCGATCGACACGCTTCTCGCCGCCGCGGAGGACACGGGGGCGGGGGCGGTCCATCCCGGGTACGGTTTTCTGGCCGAGAACGCCGGTTTCGCCCGTGCCGTCGAGACCGCCGGGCTCGTTTATGTCGGGCCTCCCGCCGACGCGATCGAGGTCATGGGGGACAAGACGCGGGCCAGGGCGCGGATGGTGGGGGCCGGGGTTCCCGTCATACCGGGCAGCGCCCCGCTCGATTCGGTGGCCGACGCCGTCCGCGAAGCTGAACGGATCGGGTTCCCCGTCCTCCTGAAGGCGGCGGCGGGAGGGGGTGGCAAGGGTATGCACGTCGTCTCCGAGGCGGAGGAAGTGGCGGCGGCGTTCGGGCGCGCGACGCGGGAAGCCCGGAGCGCCTTCGGGGACGGACGCGTGTTCGCGGAGCGTTTCCTGCGTTCCCCGCGGCACATCGAGATCCAGGTACTCGCCGACGACGAGCGAACCGTGGACTTCGGCGAGCGGGAGTGTTCGATCCAGCGGCGACACCAGAAACTCATCGAGGAAGCGCCGTCCACGGCCATCGATGACCCGCTCCGGCGCCGGATGGCGGAGGTCGCCGTTCGGGCGGCGGAGGCGGTGGGCTACCGTGGCGCCGGCACGATCGAGTTTCTCGTCGAAGGGGGCGACTTCTTCTTCCTCGAGATGAACACCCGGATTCAGGTCGAGCACCCCGTAACGGAACTCGTCACCGGCGTGGACCTCGTCCGTCAGCAACTGCGCGTCGCCCGGGGGCTTCCCCTGCTCGGCGGCGGAGAGCCGCCCGCGGCGCGCGGGCACGCGATCGAATGCCGGATCAACGCGGAGGATCCCGCCGCCGGATTCCTCCCATCCATCGGTCGAATCGACCGTCTCGAGATCCCGTCGGGGCCCGGGGTGCGCTGGGACGGCGGGATCCGGAAAGGGTCGGAGGTCGGCCCGCACTACGACTCGCTGCTCGGCAAGCTCGTCGTCCACGCCTCGGACCGGGAGGCCGCGATCCGGCGCATGCGGTCCGCGCTTGAAGGGCTCGTCATCGGCGGCGTCGAGACGACAGTCCCGTGGCACCTCGCGGTGATGGACGAAGCCGACTACCGGGCGAACGATCTCTCCATCCGGTACGTGGAGGAACACCCCGGACTCGGAGAGACTGCGGATCCGGGACTGCGCGATGTGGCGATGGCGACCGCCGTCCTCCTCGCGGACCAGGACCGGCCACGGGTCGTTTCGGGCGGTGCTCGGCGCTCCCGCGACGGAGGGAACGGACTGTCGGCCTGGATGCGGGCGGACGGGGAGTGGTGA
- a CDS encoding methylmalonyl-CoA mutase family protein, with product MNARRPVFSTASGIEIDPVYEAGDANPDPALPGEFPYTRGVYPTMYRGRLWTMRQYAGFGTAAATNARFRYLLDSGQTGLSVAFDLPTQMGYDSDDARVQGEVGRVGVAIDSIEDMHRLFEEIPLERVSTAMTINATAPVLLAMYAGVAQERGIDPAVLRGTVQNDVLKEFIARGTYIYPVEPSVRFVTDVFDFCSREMPRWRSISISGYHIREAGATAAQELAFTIANGLEYVRRAIERGLEIDDFAPGLSFFFSADRLFFEEVAKFRAARRMWARLMRDRFGAAEESCRLKFHTQTSGAALTAQQPLNNVVRVAIQALSAVLGGTQSLHTNSFDEALSLPGADAARLALRTQQILAAETGVGDTVDPLGGSYFVESLTDDLEERAREYLARVEELGGPVQAIDYMREEIHLAARRHQEAVESRELEVVGVNVHADAEPVEMPKAPDFARLADEQRQRLTRLRAERSGADVEASLAGIRRAAAGDANLLPVLIDAVRRRVTLGEISHALREVWGEYRPG from the coding sequence GTGAACGCGCGGCGGCCGGTCTTTTCCACCGCGAGCGGGATCGAGATCGACCCGGTCTACGAGGCGGGCGACGCGAACCCGGATCCGGCTTTGCCCGGCGAGTTCCCCTATACGCGCGGCGTGTACCCCACGATGTATCGGGGACGGCTGTGGACGATGCGCCAGTACGCCGGTTTCGGGACTGCCGCGGCGACGAACGCCCGCTTCCGCTATCTGCTGGACTCCGGACAGACGGGGCTTTCCGTCGCCTTCGACCTTCCGACCCAGATGGGCTACGACTCCGACGATGCCAGGGTGCAGGGGGAAGTCGGACGGGTCGGCGTCGCGATCGATTCGATCGAGGACATGCACCGGCTGTTCGAGGAGATCCCGCTTGAACGCGTCTCGACGGCCATGACGATCAACGCCACGGCGCCGGTGCTCCTGGCGATGTACGCAGGCGTGGCTCAGGAACGGGGCATCGATCCGGCCGTCCTCCGGGGCACCGTCCAGAACGATGTGCTGAAGGAGTTCATCGCGCGGGGGACGTACATCTATCCGGTGGAGCCCAGCGTTCGGTTCGTGACGGACGTGTTCGACTTCTGTTCCCGGGAGATGCCGCGCTGGCGCTCGATTTCCATCAGCGGGTACCACATTCGCGAAGCGGGCGCGACGGCGGCCCAGGAGCTGGCCTTTACGATCGCGAACGGTCTCGAATACGTGCGCCGCGCCATCGAGCGGGGGCTGGAGATCGACGACTTCGCTCCCGGGCTCAGCTTCTTCTTCTCGGCCGACCGCCTGTTCTTCGAGGAGGTCGCCAAGTTCCGCGCCGCCCGCCGTATGTGGGCCCGGCTCATGCGAGACCGTTTCGGAGCCGCGGAAGAGAGCTGTCGACTGAAGTTCCACACCCAGACGTCGGGGGCGGCGCTGACCGCCCAGCAGCCGCTGAACAACGTGGTGCGCGTCGCGATTCAGGCGCTCTCTGCCGTTCTGGGAGGGACGCAGTCTCTGCACACGAACAGCTTCGACGAGGCGCTCTCGCTTCCCGGAGCGGACGCGGCCCGCCTCGCGCTCCGGACACAGCAGATCCTGGCGGCCGAGACAGGTGTCGGAGACACCGTCGACCCCCTGGGGGGCTCCTACTTCGTGGAGTCGCTCACGGACGACCTCGAGGAGCGGGCCCGGGAGTATCTGGCGCGCGTCGAAGAGCTGGGCGGTCCCGTGCAGGCGATCGACTACATGAGAGAGGAGATCCACCTCGCCGCCCGCCGGCATCAGGAGGCGGTCGAGAGCCGCGAACTCGAGGTTGTCGGCGTGAACGTGCACGCGGATGCCGAACCGGTCGAGATGCCGAAGGCGCCGGATTTCGCTCGTCTTGCGGATGAGCAGCGCCAGCGGCTTACGCGGCTCAGGGCGGAGAGGAGCGGCGCGGACGTGGAAGCATCGCTGGCGGGGATCCGGCGAGCGGCGGCCGGAGATGCTAACCTCCTGCCCGTTCTGATCGATGCCGTCAGGCGCCGCGTGACTCTGGGCGAGATCAGCCACGCGCTGCGCGAGGTGTGGGGGGAATACCGTCCCGGCTAG
- the argS gene encoding arginine--tRNA ligase, whose product MTGDAGPARLAAALESAFSAAGAPEGFSPSLERPRDPTHGDWASNAALVLAKRLGQPPRALAARVCELIDPAAAGIAAVEVAGPGFLNFRLSDQSIWPRLTGVIEAGRDWGRTQASPALRVNVEFVSANPTGPLHVAHGRGAALGDAVASLLEWAGHEVTREFYVNDAGRQIELLGESVEARYEEAAGRPAAIPEGGYHGEYVREVAMTIRDTAGPGFLASLAPGERQAHFRREAVRLLREEQAEDLSRFGVDMDRFYSERSLYESGAIDRLLEALEGGGLIYRSQGATWLRTSDYGDEKDRVLTKSDGSFTYFLPDLAYHLDKARRGFELAIDVWGADHQGHEKRMLAALRGLSHADLLEVLIIQLVTVLRDGREVRMSKRAGRFVTLGELVEETGPDVARYFFLMRRAEVHLNFDLDLALDTSDANPVYKIQYAHARMCSVFRKAGVVADEVPATLEVPDSFGTPAEREVALSVLRLPEVIATAAGSRAPHLVCAYLEETAGLVNAWYHQGNLDPAQRILADVPERAARIRLARAVQLTLRNGLRALGLSAPETMTRDAK is encoded by the coding sequence GTGACGGGCGACGCCGGCCCGGCCCGGCTCGCCGCGGCGCTCGAATCCGCCTTTTCGGCCGCCGGGGCTCCTGAGGGCTTTTCGCCGAGCCTGGAGCGGCCCCGGGATCCGACGCACGGAGACTGGGCGTCCAACGCGGCGCTCGTGCTCGCGAAGCGCCTGGGCCAGCCTCCGCGCGCGCTCGCGGCGCGGGTCTGCGAACTGATCGACCCCGCGGCCGCCGGCATCGCGGCGGTGGAAGTCGCGGGCCCGGGATTCCTGAACTTCCGGCTCTCCGATCAGTCCATCTGGCCTCGGTTGACGGGGGTCATCGAGGCGGGCCGCGACTGGGGACGGACACAGGCCTCGCCGGCGCTCCGCGTCAACGTGGAGTTCGTCTCCGCCAATCCGACGGGGCCGCTGCACGTGGCCCACGGTCGCGGTGCGGCGCTCGGCGACGCGGTCGCGTCGCTGCTGGAGTGGGCCGGTCACGAGGTGACGCGCGAGTTCTACGTGAACGACGCCGGACGGCAGATCGAGCTCCTCGGCGAATCCGTCGAGGCACGCTACGAGGAAGCGGCCGGCCGGCCGGCGGCGATTCCCGAAGGCGGGTATCACGGCGAGTACGTTCGAGAGGTCGCGATGACGATTCGAGACACCGCCGGCCCGGGGTTTCTCGCCTCGCTCGCGCCGGGAGAGCGCCAGGCCCACTTCCGGCGCGAAGCGGTGCGGCTGCTCCGCGAGGAGCAGGCGGAGGATCTGTCGCGGTTCGGCGTCGACATGGATCGGTTCTACTCCGAACGCTCGCTCTACGAGTCCGGAGCCATAGACCGCCTCCTGGAGGCGCTGGAAGGCGGCGGCCTGATCTATCGTTCGCAGGGGGCGACCTGGCTTCGGACATCAGACTACGGCGACGAGAAGGACCGGGTCCTGACCAAGAGCGACGGCTCCTTCACCTACTTCCTGCCGGATCTCGCCTATCACCTCGACAAGGCGCGGCGCGGCTTCGAACTCGCGATCGATGTCTGGGGCGCGGATCACCAGGGCCACGAGAAGCGCATGCTGGCGGCCCTGCGCGGCCTGTCGCACGCGGACCTGCTCGAGGTCCTGATCATCCAGCTGGTCACGGTGCTGCGCGACGGCAGGGAAGTCCGGATGAGCAAGCGCGCCGGACGCTTCGTGACGCTGGGCGAGCTCGTGGAAGAGACGGGCCCGGATGTGGCGCGGTATTTCTTTCTCATGCGCCGGGCCGAGGTCCATCTCAACTTCGATCTCGACCTCGCCCTGGATACGTCGGACGCGAATCCGGTGTACAAGATCCAGTACGCGCATGCGCGCATGTGCAGCGTGTTCCGCAAGGCGGGAGTCGTGGCCGACGAGGTTCCGGCCACGCTCGAGGTTCCGGACAGCTTCGGCACCCCGGCGGAGCGCGAGGTCGCACTGTCGGTCCTGAGGCTTCCCGAGGTCATCGCGACGGCCGCCGGGAGCAGAGCTCCGCACCTGGTCTGCGCATACCTGGAGGAGACGGCGGGGCTCGTCAACGCGTGGTATCACCAGGGGAACCTGGACCCGGCGCAGAGAATCCTGGCGGACGTGCCGGAACGGGCCGCGAGAATCCGGCTCGCCCGCGCGGTGCAGCTCACACTGCGCAACGGACTGCGGGCGCTCGGCCTCTCGGCCCCCGAAACCATGACCCGGGACGCGAAGTGA
- a CDS encoding zinc ribbon domain-containing protein, whose amino-acid sequence MPTYEYRCRDCRHDFEQFQRMSDPPVRVCPSCGEEEVERLISAGGGIVFKGPGFYATDYRQATDNGGKSAATKTSGDASSGSPDSASSGSDAASSGSPEGGSGS is encoded by the coding sequence GTGCCAACGTACGAATACAGATGTCGCGATTGTCGACACGATTTCGAGCAGTTCCAGCGCATGTCGGACCCGCCGGTCCGCGTTTGTCCGTCGTGCGGGGAGGAGGAGGTGGAACGGCTCATCTCGGCCGGAGGCGGGATCGTCTTCAAGGGGCCCGGTTTCTACGCCACCGACTATCGGCAGGCGACGGACAATGGCGGGAAGTCCGCCGCCACGAAAACGTCGGGCGATGCCTCGTCCGGTTCGCCGGACAGCGCTTCATCCGGATCCGATGCCGCCTCATCCGGATCGCCGGAAGGCGGCTCCGGCTCGTGA
- a CDS encoding acyl-CoA carboxylase subunit beta, producing MREKLAELEARSERAARGDPDRLARQHARGKLGARERLEILLDEGSFVEFDRFVEHRCTDFGLEDRRIAGDGVITGYGRIDGRIVYVFSQDFTVFGGSLSEAHAGKIVKVLDLATRNGAPFIGINDSGGARIQEGVASLGGYADIFLRNTLASGVIPQLSAILGPCSGGAVYSPAITDFVFMVDGVSHMFITGPSVVKTVTHEDVTFDELGGAAVHASRSGVAHFRSATEVEALGAVRRLLSYLPSNNQETPPWRETTDPADRADEALLEIVPDDPKLPYDMLDIIRRVVDAESLMEVHADYARNIVTGFARLGGNAVGIIGNQPAVLAGVLDSDASIKAARFVRFCDAFNVPLVTFEDVPGFLPGLREEHEGIIRNGAKLLFAYCEATVPKLTVITRKAYGGAYDVMSSKHIRGDLNLAWPSAEIAVMGAKGAVEVLFRREISAAEDPVARTAELEAEYRAKFANPYLAAERGFIDDVIDPRETRARLVSGLEAMAEKRDRNPPRKHGNIPL from the coding sequence ATGCGCGAGAAGCTGGCCGAACTCGAGGCCCGGTCCGAGCGGGCCGCCCGCGGAGATCCCGACCGGCTGGCCCGCCAGCACGCGCGCGGAAAGCTCGGCGCCAGGGAGCGCCTCGAGATTCTCCTCGACGAGGGGAGCTTCGTCGAGTTCGACCGTTTCGTCGAGCACCGCTGCACCGATTTCGGGCTTGAGGACCGGCGCATTGCCGGCGACGGCGTCATCACGGGCTACGGCCGCATCGACGGGCGAATCGTCTATGTATTCAGCCAGGATTTCACGGTCTTCGGAGGCTCGCTCTCGGAAGCGCACGCCGGGAAGATCGTGAAGGTCCTGGACCTCGCGACGCGGAACGGCGCCCCCTTCATCGGGATCAACGACTCGGGTGGCGCGCGAATTCAGGAAGGGGTCGCGTCGCTCGGCGGCTATGCGGACATCTTCCTCCGCAACACGCTGGCCTCGGGCGTGATTCCGCAACTGAGCGCGATCCTGGGGCCATGTTCCGGAGGGGCGGTCTACAGCCCCGCCATCACGGACTTCGTGTTCATGGTGGACGGGGTGAGCCACATGTTCATCACGGGCCCCAGCGTCGTGAAGACGGTGACGCACGAGGATGTGACATTCGATGAACTCGGCGGCGCGGCCGTCCACGCGAGCCGGTCCGGCGTGGCGCACTTCCGTTCGGCGACCGAAGTCGAGGCGCTCGGCGCCGTACGCCGCCTCCTTTCCTATCTGCCCTCGAACAACCAGGAGACGCCGCCGTGGCGGGAGACGACGGATCCCGCGGACCGGGCCGACGAAGCGCTGCTCGAAATCGTGCCGGACGACCCGAAGCTTCCGTACGACATGCTCGACATCATCCGTCGGGTCGTCGACGCAGAAAGCCTGATGGAAGTCCACGCCGACTATGCCCGCAACATCGTCACCGGCTTCGCCCGGCTCGGAGGGAACGCCGTGGGCATCATCGGGAACCAGCCCGCCGTCCTCGCGGGCGTCCTGGACAGCGATGCGAGCATCAAGGCGGCGCGTTTCGTCCGCTTCTGCGATGCGTTCAACGTTCCGCTCGTGACCTTCGAGGATGTGCCCGGCTTTCTCCCGGGACTGAGGGAGGAGCACGAGGGCATCATCCGAAACGGCGCGAAGCTCCTTTTCGCCTACTGCGAGGCGACGGTGCCGAAGCTCACCGTCATCACGCGCAAGGCCTACGGCGGCGCGTATGACGTCATGTCTTCCAAACACATCCGGGGCGACCTCAATCTCGCCTGGCCCAGCGCGGAAATCGCCGTGATGGGCGCGAAGGGTGCGGTGGAGGTTCTGTTCCGGCGCGAGATTTCCGCGGCCGAGGACCCCGTGGCGCGCACGGCCGAACTCGAGGCTGAGTACCGGGCAAAGTTCGCCAACCCCTACCTGGCGGCCGAGCGCGGGTTCATCGACGATGTGATCGACCCCCGCGAGACGCGCGCGCGCCTCGTGTCGGGACTCGAGGCCATGGCGGAGAAGCGCGACCGCAATCCGCCCAGGAAGCACGGCAACATCCCGTTGTGA
- a CDS encoding biotin/lipoyl-containing protein, translated as MKYHVEVDGASFEVERLVSGLRLNGSERAAEFAWLADGEVQLTLDGANHRVFARRTPGGWRLTVRGRTFDVTVEDERTRTLRALADRGAGARGPRELRAPMPGLITRVLAEAGQRVNAGEGLVVIEAMKMENELRAREPGTVAGIAVRAGDVVDRDQVLVTLEAEPS; from the coding sequence ATGAAGTACCACGTCGAGGTGGACGGCGCGAGCTTCGAGGTCGAACGGCTGGTCTCCGGGCTGCGTCTGAACGGTTCGGAGCGGGCGGCGGAGTTCGCGTGGCTGGCGGATGGCGAAGTCCAGCTCACCCTGGATGGGGCGAACCATCGCGTGTTCGCGCGCCGGACGCCCGGGGGGTGGCGGCTGACTGTGCGCGGCCGGACGTTCGACGTCACGGTGGAGGACGAACGCACTCGGACCCTCCGTGCACTGGCTGATCGAGGCGCGGGGGCGCGGGGACCGCGAGAGCTGCGCGCGCCGATGCCGGGGCTGATCACCCGCGTCCTCGCGGAGGCCGGGCAGCGCGTGAACGCCGGCGAAGGACTGGTCGTGATCGAAGCGATGAAGATGGAGAACGAACTGCGCGCCCGCGAGCCGGGAACGGTGGCCGGAATCGCGGTCCGCGCCGGTGACGTCGTGGACCGGGACCAGGTTCTCGTGACGCTCGAAGCAGAGCCCTCGTGA